One Cupriavidus oxalaticus genomic region harbors:
- a CDS encoding thioredoxin family protein, translating to MPMTQHYAATEPPRTEVDALNGGTVLEFGAPWCGFCQRAQPALAEAFAVHPALRHIKVEDGSGRPLGRSFRIKLWPTLVFLRDGQEVARLVRPTEADPIREAMRRIS from the coding sequence ATGCCCATGACCCAGCATTACGCGGCTACCGAGCCGCCCCGTACCGAAGTGGATGCGCTGAACGGCGGCACCGTGCTCGAATTCGGCGCCCCGTGGTGCGGCTTCTGCCAGCGTGCGCAGCCGGCGCTCGCCGAAGCGTTCGCCGTCCATCCGGCGCTGCGCCACATCAAGGTCGAGGATGGCAGCGGGCGCCCGCTCGGCCGCTCGTTCCGCATCAAGCTGTGGCCGACGCTGGTGTTCCTGCGCGACGGGCAGGAAGTCGCCAGACTGGTACGGCCGACCGAGGCGGATCCGATCCGGGAAGCCATGCGGCGCATCAGTTGA